The genomic region GCCTACGGGCGGGACCTGTTCGCGCACTATGCCGATGACGGCGAATCCGCGGTGGCCCTGCTCGAACTGGCCGTGGCACAGATGCAGGACCGGGCCCGGCGCTACGCGGGCAAGCGGCGCTCCCACACCCCCACTACGGAAGACCCGTTCGTCCTGGTGGTGCTCGACGAGGTGGCGTTCCTGACCGCCTACCACCCGGACCGGGACATCCGGAAGCGCTCCGAGAACGCCATCGCCACCCTGACCTCACAGGGGCGTTCGGTCGGCTTCTCCGTCCTGGCCGCACTCCAGGACCCGCGCAAAGAGGTCATGAATCTGCGCAACCTCTTCCCGGACAAGGTCGCCCTTCGCCTGGACGAGGCGTCCCAAGTCGACATGATCCTCGGGGAAGGTGCCCGCGACCGAGGGGCCAACGCCCACCTGATCGATCCCACCTTCCCCGGGGTGGGCTATGTGCGGATGGAGACCTCACCGGCCCCGGTACGGGTCCGAGCCGCCTACGTCTCCGACGACGACATCACGGCCATGACCGACGTCTACGCCGCATCTGACGAGGAAGTGGGGCGTTGATCATGGTCGTTGCGACGGATTAGCCAGTAACTCACCGGGGCCAGAACCAGCATGACTCCCGCGAAAAGCATGTACGGCCAGATCGGCTCACCCATGAGAGGACTGGCGAACACCAGGACCACCAAGGCACCGAGGAACATCGTTCCGTGAGCCGCCCTCATGACCAGAAGCTCGCGGGAACTGCGGTCTGTCACGAATGCCCCTTCCGCGCGGTTGTGGGGGTGGGCTGATGCGCTCGTTGCGCACGCCGCTGCCGGTGCCATGCGATCCAGCCGAAGAGAGGGAGGAAGTACAGCACAAGCCAGACGACAGCCCACACGGTGCTCACGAAGTTGAACAGGAACATCCCCACCCCACTGGGCACGCTGACAAACACAACGGCGCTCCATGGAGTCAGCGTCATGGGAGCCTCGTTCGGCGGCATGGAGGCCCTTTCGTTCGGCGGTTGCGTCTCGGAAGAGCGGGTGAGTGATGCCCACTCCTACCGGTAAGTCGACACGGGCCGAACGGCTCGCGCAACCCCTGGCCCGTGAGGTCGCCGAACAGGTCGCCGCCGACCACGGGGTGTGCATCCGGCCCGTCTCCCTCCGGCGAACCGACATCACCACCGGTGCCACCGAGGTCATCGACGTCCCGTGCGGGTCCACGCTGGAATCTCGGTGTCCGGCCTGTGCGAAGCGCAAGAGGTCGCTGCGACGGACGCAGTGCGAAGAGGGCTGGCACCTGGCCACCGAACCCGTGGTGCAGCCGGACCCGCCTTCCGAGGAACAGCGTGGGTGGGTGGAACAGCGGGCCATGGTGACCGCCGAACGGGACCGGCTCGCCTCCACGGGCGCGGCGTCGGCTGAGGACCTGGCACGGCTGGATGCGGTGATCGCTGACCTGGATGAGGAGATCACGGCCTCCGGACTCCGGGGATCGGTCACCCGCTCGGCCGACACCTCCTCGTCGGGGTCGCGCCGGGTGCGCTCCACCAAACGCCGGCAGGACGTCCCAAACCTTCCCAAGCGCCACATGACCCGCAAGACGGTCGGTCGGTCCTTCACCGACCCGGTCTCGGGCCAGGTGTTCCGACCCTCCCTGTTCATCACCCTGACTCTGGATTCGTATGGGCGGGTGCGCTCGGACGGGACCCCGGTCGACTACTCGACCTACGACTACCGGCGGGCGGCTCGGGACGCGCTGCACTTCTCCAAGCTGGTCGATCGCTTCGTGCAGAACCTGCGCCGCGTCGCGGGCTTCGACGTGCAGTACTTCGCGGCGGTGGAACCCCAACGCCGTCTGGCCCCGCACCTGCACATGGCCACACGGGGCACGATCCCCCGGGCGGAGCTACGGCAGATCGCGGCGGCGACGTACCACCAGGTGTGGTGGCCCAACGCCGATCGTGTGGTCTTCGAGGGCGATCACCTTCCCGAGTGGGATGAGGCGACAGGTGTCTTTGTCGACCCGTCGACAGGCGAAGTCCTACCTACCTGGGATGAGGCGTTGGATGAACTCGACGCCGATCCCGACGCGGAGCCTCATCACGTGGCGCGGTTCGGACGCCAGGTGGACGCCAAGGGTGTGGTCGCGGGTTCGGCTGATGCTGACCGCTGTGTTCGGTATCTGGCCAAGTACCTGACGAAGGACATCGCCGAGTGCCACGCCGCTGAGACGGTCCGGCAGGAACAGCACGTAGACCGACTCTTGGACGCGCTGCGCTTCGAGCCGTGCTCGCCTCGGTGCTCGAACTGGCTCCGCTATGGCATCCAACCCGAGAACGCAAAGCCGGGGATGCGTCCGGGGTTCTGTCGGTCCAAGGCTCACCGTCGCGAGTACCTGGGCTACGCGGGCCGTCGCGTCCTGGTCTCGCGGAAGTGGTCGGGCAAGACTCTCGCTGATCACAAGGCGGACCGGCTGGCCTGGGTCCTGGACGCCCTGGGCATCGACCCCACCGACGACGGCCAGGGCGAGGAGGACAACCCGCGTCCCGCGATGCTCTCCGTCGCTGCCGACTCCTTCGCCTGGGAGCTGGCTCGACCCACTGACCCTGACGTCGCTCCCCGCGAACAACGCCTACTCCGGGCCGTGGGCGAAGCGCTCAAACGCCGTGCACAGCTCGACGCGACTCGACAGACGGATCTTTCGGCAACTCCAGAGACGAGGGTGGCATGAGTGCAGCGACGGCCCGCGTGGATGTTCCCGAACAGCGTCGGGCCGACGTCCTGTGGTCGGTCAAGGATGCCGCCGCCTACCTCCGGGTCCCCCCGAAGACTCTCTACGAATGGAGGTACAAGGGCGACGGTCCTCCCTCCTACCGCGTCGGCCGCTACGTCCGCTACGTGCCCGCTGAGGTCCATGCCTGGGTCCGATCCCAGTAACCCCAACCCCCGAGAGGAACACTCCCCATGGCTCGCGCGTGGGTCTACGACCGCACCAAGGACAAGGCATACGTGGAGGCGGTGAAGAAGGCCAAAACGACCAAGCGCACGCCTCCCGCGCGCTGGATGGTCCGCTATTACGACCCTTCCGGCCGGATCAAGAGCGGGGGCACGTTCAAGAAGAAGCCGGACGCAGAGAAGAAGCAGACCGAGATCGAGAACAGCCTGCACGAAGGCTCGTACCGCAACCCTCACGACGCCAAGGTCACCGTGGCCGAGATGGCTGAGAAGTGGCTGAGCACGCGCACCGACATCAAGCGATCGACCTGGTGGAAGTACCGGGGCCTCCTGGACGCGCACGTGTTGCCTCGCTGGGGAGAGCTTCCGATCTCGGGGGTGTACTCCGAAGACGTCGCCGTGTGGGTGGCCGAACTCCAGAAGCCGCGGGACGAGGGCGGGGCCAACCTGGGCGCCTCCCAGACTCGGCACGCCTACGGCGTTCTCTCCATGGTCCTGGAATGGTGTGTGCCGCGTCGTCTCCCCGCCAATCCCGCACGAGGGGTGCCGCTTCCGAAGCCGAGTGAGGCCGAACACGTCTACCTCGATCACCTCCAGGTGGAGGCGCTGGCGGACGCGGCCGGATCGCTTCGCACCAAGTACGGCCAGATCGCCGCCGCTGCGAACATCAACCGGCCGCTCATCCTCCTCCTGGCTTACACAGGACTCCGCTTCAACGAAGCCGCCGCGCTCCGGGTCGGCAGAGTGGATCTGGAGACACGGCGCATCCGGATCGTGACGGCCTTCGCCGAGGTGGAGGGCAAGCTTGTCGAACAGTCGCCCAAGACGGGCAAGAGTCGGACCGTGCCCATCCCCAGGTCCCTCGTCGCCGAACTGCTTCCGCTCGTGCAGGGGCGGCCGGACTCGGCGCTCGTGTTCACCACCAAGCGGGGGACTGAGGTACGGCTACGCAACTGGCGCAACCGGGAGTTCGGCAAGGCGCTCAAAGCCGCTGGACTCGACGGGATGGGATTGACTCCGCACAAGCTCCGGCACACCGCCGCGTCACTCGCCATCGCGGCCGGCGCTGACGTCAAAGTCGTACAGGCGATGCTCGGCCATGCCACCGCCACGATGACCCTCGACCGGTACGGGCATCTCTTCCCCGACCGCTTGGACGAGGTGGCCGAAGCGATGGACGCCGCTCGACTGCGGGTGCTCGCCGCCTGATCGCCGGACCGGCCACTCGGCCCCGACTCCCGCCATGTGCAATGAATGTGCACTGCGGCTCTGAGGGCTCCATGCCTGGAAAACGAAGAACGGGTGCCCACCTGCGTGGACACCCGTTCCTTTGTCGGGGTGGCGGGATTTGAACCCACGACCTCTTCGTCCCGAACGAAGCGCGCTGCCAAGCTGCGCTACACCCCGAAGCAACGTCCCCAAGTCTAGCGGACGTGTGGAGTGCTCGCGCACCTGATTTCCGGGCGGGCCGCCGGGTGGGTCAGCCCACCGCCGGGACGAGGTCGAGCAGGGATGCCTCGGGGCGGCAGCAGAACCGCACCGGGGCGTACGGCGACGTGCCCAGGCCGCCGGACACGTGCAGCCAGGCGTCGTCGTACTCGTGCAGCCCCCACGCGCGGCGCCGGTCGATCCCGCAGTTGGTGACCAGCGTCCCGTAGAACGGCAGGCAGAGCTGCCCCCCGTGCGTGTGCCCCGCGAGGAGGAGCTGGTACCCGTCGGCCGAGAAGCGGTCGAGGTTGGCCGGCTCCGGCGAGTGCAGGACGCCGAGCCGGATGTCCGCCGCCGGGTCCGCCGGTCCCGCGATCGCGTCGTAGCGGTCCAGCTTGATGTGCGAGTCGTGCACGCCGGCCAGGGCGACGTCGAGCACGCCCGCCTTGAGCGACCCCTTGCGGTTGTTCAGGTCCAGCCAGCCCGCCGAACTCATCGCCGCGCCGAGCTCACGCCACGGCAGGTCCGGCACACGGCGCTTGTTGTAGTCGTTCTTGCTCGTCCGCCACAGGTAGCGCGCCGGGTTCTTCAGCTGGGGCGAGAACATGTCGTTCGACCCGTACACGAACGCGCCGGGACGGTCCAGCAGGGGCCCCAGGGCGTCCATGAACGGCTCCACCGCGTCCGGGTGTGCCAGGGAGTCGCCCGTGTTGACCACCAGGTCCGGCTCGTAGGCCTCCAGGCCGCGGATCCAGTCGATGAGCATCCGCCGCCCCGGTGTGAGGTGGGCGTCGGACAGGTGCAGCACCCGCAGGCGCGGGCTCCCCGGCGGCAGCAGGGGCAGCTCGTAGCGGCGCAGTCGGAACCAGTTGCGCTCCACGACCGAGGCGTAGGCCAGACCGGCCACCCCGACGGCGCCCGTCACCGCGGCCGCACGCCCCACACGGCGCAGGAATCGTCTGTTGTCGGTGCCCATCCGCCCTCCTTCGTCGTCGACTGATCGTCTCAGATCTCCGGAGACGCCGTGCACAAACGGTTGGTCCGCCCGTGTCCGTCGGCCGTAGGATCAGGTTCATGTCCGAACTCAAAGCCCGCCTCAAATCCGACCTGACCACCGCCATGAAGGCGCGTGACAAGGTGCGCACCGGCACCCTGCGGATGGTGCTGGCCGCCATCGCCACCGAGGAGACCGCCGGTACCGCCCAGCGCGCCCTCGACGACGACGAGGTCACCAAGGTGCTGGTCCGTGAGACCAAGAAGCGCCGCGAGGCTGCGGAAGCGTTCGAGAAGGGCGGCCGTACCGAGGACGCCGCCAACGAGCGCGCCGAGAGCGACATCATCGCCGACTACCTGCCCAAGCAGCTCACCGACGAGGAGCTGGCCGGACTCGTGGACGCCGCCGTCGCCGAGACCGGTGCCTCCGGGATGAAGGAGATGGGCAAGGTCATGAAGGTCCTCAACCCGAAGGTCGCCGGACTGGCCGAGGGCTCCCGCGTGGCCGCCGAGGTCAAGAAGCGCCTGGCCTGACGGACCGGGGGCGCTCTCCGCATCCCACGGGACCCAGGCCTCCAGGCTCCCGAACACGACGAAGGGGCGGCGGTGTCACACCGCCGCCCCTTCGTCGTGTCCTACTGGTCGTCGTCCTCCCGGCCGAGGGAGGTCGCCGGGACCACCGGCATCCACTCCACGTCCGAGCCGTCCGACGGTCCGTCCGCCGTCCCGCCGCCGCTGCTCAGGAACACGTTGACCGTGGCACCTTCCGGCAGGCGGGTTCCCGGGTCGGGGTTGACCGCGGCCACCGTGCCCTCGGGCTCGGCCGAGCGGATCGGCGTCCCGGAGACGTTGACCGTGTACCCGGCCGACTCCAGCGCCGCCACCGCGGCCGCCTCGGGCTGACCGATCACGTTGGGCACGCCACCGGGGTCACTGGCCGGGCTCGCGTCGTCGGTCGGCCTGGGCTGGCGCGGTGCCGACGTGGAACCGAACTTCGACGGGGACGAGGGCAGGTTCTCCGTCTCCAGCCCCTCGTGGGCGCCCCGCATGGTCTCCTGCCAGATCGGCCCGGGGATCGTCGCCCCGTACACCACCCCGTAGTAGCGGTCGCCGATGGTGACGTTGCGCAGCGGGTACTGCTGGGGGCCGCGCGGGTCGCCGACGAACACGGCGCTGGCCATCGTCGGGGTACCGCCGGCGAACCAGGCCGCCGCCGACCCGTCGGTGGTGCCGGTCTTGGCGAAGGCCGGTCGTCCGATGCCCAGGCCGGTGGTGGTGCCGCCGTTGAACGTCTGCGACAGCAGGTAGGTGACGCCGTGGGCCACGTCCTCGTCGATGGCCCGCTCGCACTCCGGCTCCATCTCGATCGTGGTGCCCGCCTGGCGGTCCTCGATCCGGGTGATGGCCTGCGGCTCGCAGTAGATCCCGCCGGAGGCGAAGGTCGCGTAGGCGTTGGCCACCCGCAGCGGGGAGACCTCCTCACTGCCCAGCGTGAAGCTGCTGTTGGCCAGTGAGTTCGGGTTCTCCGTGAACAGGGTGCCGTCGGCCCGCTTGAGGCCCAGGCGCTCGGCCATCTGCATGACGTCGCAGATCCCCGCTCGGCGCTGGAGCTGGGCGAAGAAGGTGTTGGACGAGGCCTTGGTGCCCGACACCATGTTGTGCACGCCCTCGTTGCTGTCGCCGGCGTTGCTCGGTGTCCAGGTCGAGAGGGTGCCGCCGTTGCACGACCGCTGCCCGGACACCGACACCGAGGCCGGGGACGGGAACGACGTGCTGTAGGGCATGCCCTTGTCGAGCGCGGTCGCCAGGGTGATCGCCTTGAACGTCGATCCGGCCTGGAAGCCGCTGCTGCCGCCCCGGTCGGCGTCGGTGGCGAAGTTGATGGACGTCTCGCCGAGCTTGCTCTCGTCCGGGCCGTAGTTGCGGCTCTGCACCATGCCCAGGATCTGGCCGGTGCCCGGCTCGATGATGACCTCGGCGGCCACCTTGCGGGACTCGTTCTGGCGCGGAACCCACTTGTCGACCGCGTCCTGGCCGGACTCCTGCGTCTGCGGGTCGAGCGTGGTGTGGATCTCCAGGCCGGCGGTGCGCAGCCAGCGCGCCCGCTCGGTCTCGCTGGGCCCGAACGCCTCGTCCTGCTCGATCTCCTGGACGACGTAGTCGCAGAAGAACGGCTGGTCACTGGGCACGCACCCGTTGGGCGGGGTGTCCAGCTCCAGGTCCATGTCCTCGGTCTTGGCCTCGGCGGCCTCGGCCTCGGTGATGGCCCCCGTGGCGACCATGCGGTCGAGCACGACATTGCGGCGCTCGATGGTCTGCTCGGGGAAGAAGCGCGGGTTGTAGAGGTAGGGGTAGCGGACCAGGCCGGCGATGGTGGCCGCCTGGTGCAGCTCCAGCTCGCTGGCCGGGACCTGGAAGAAGTGCTGGGCCGCGGACTCCACGCCGTAGGCGCCGTCGCTGAAGTAGGCGATGTTGAGGTAGCCCTCGAGGATCTCGTCCTTGGACATGCGCTGTTCCAGCGCGATCGCGTACCGCAGCTCGCGGATCTTGCGCGCGATCGTCTCCTCGCGGGCCTCGTCCAGCTCCTCCTGGGAGGTGGCCGCCTCGATCTGCACGTTCTTCACGTACTGCTGCGTGATGGAGGAGGCGCCCTGGGTGTTGCCGCCCAGGGTGCGCACGGCCGCGCGCAGCGTCCCCGCCACGTCCAGGCCGCCGTGTTCGTAGAAGTTGGCGTCCTCGATGGCCATGATCGCGTCGATCATCACCGGCGAGACGTCCTCGATCTCGACGAGCTCGCGGTTCTGGTCGAAGATCTCGGCGATGACACCGCCCTCGCTGTCGTAGATCGTCGAGCGTTGGGGGGGAGGCGGTGTCTCAAGGTTTCCGGGCATGTCCAGGAAACCGCTTGCGACGTTACGCGCAGTGATCCCCAGACCGCCGATCGCGGGTAGTGCCAGCGCGGCAACGAGAAGACCCGCTATGGCGCCGACGACGACGAGTTGGCTGATTCGTTGAAGCAATGTCCCCTGACCCACCCCATCAGACTAAGTGACCGCGAACGCGCAAAGTGGTGCGATGTGGAACGGACCGAGAGCGAGTGCGATGAATCGCCCGCGCCGGTCACGCGGACAGTGCACCCGGACTGTGCACCCGGACTGTGCACCTCGAACATCTTTTCATGGTTATCGCAGCTCGATCGCTGAGCGGTTCGGCTGTGCGAGGACCCGCCAGGCCTCTCCGGAGAGGTGCCTGGCCTCACACCCATGGCCCGAGTGGGCCATAGCGGGTGAGATGGAAAGTGGGCCGTTCGGGTTCTGTTGGCGCGGCGTCGGTGTCCGTACGTTCGAGGCTACGGGCGGGAGGCGAGAGCCCCCACACGAGCCACCGCACGCGGCAGCCGGAGCCTACCGCGTCCCCCGTCCGTCCAATGCACACGAGTCCCCCACGCCACGTCAGTGCACACGTATGGGAGAAGGACACATGTGGACCCACCAATGGACGAAGAGCGCTCTGTGCCGCCGCCTGGACCCCGACGCCCTCTTCGTGCGGGGCGCGGCACAGAACAGCGCCAAACTCATCTGCCAGGAGTGCCCGGTCCGCACCCAGTGCCTGGCCGACGCCCTGGACAACAGGGTCGAGTTCGGGGTCTGGGGCGGTATGACCGAGCGGGAGCGCCGTTCCCTGCTGCGCAAGTACCCCGCGGTCGTCGATTGGGAACCGCTCCTGGAGGAGGCGCACAGAGTCGGTGACGGCGACGTGTCGCGCTACGCGGAGGAATACGCGGCCGCCGCCTCCTGAACCGGGCCCGCCGCGATCGACGGCTGACGCCGCGGTCGGCCCTGCCGACCGGTCCCATCGGACCCACCCGTTCTGCAGGACCGCGTCATCCTCGCGCGTCCAGACCCTCGCGCGTCCAGCGTCTTCACCCCTGAACTCGGTTCGGGCCCACTCGCTCGCGAGACCGTGTCACCCCCGCGTGTCCCGAGAGCTCAGCCCGGCACGCGGTCCCATCGGGCCCGCTGTCCGCGGGACCACGTAACCCCCGCGCGTCCCGCGTGTCCCGAGTGCTCACCCCGCCGTGCCGCCCTGGCCCGCGTCGGCCAGTGCGGCGCCGATCCGCCGCAGGCCGTCCAGGTCGTGCACGTCCTCGGGCAGGGCGGCCACCTCGGTCACACGGACCCTGGGGTGGCCCGACAGCATCCGGTCCCGCAGCAGCGTCTCCCGTTCGCGGATGCGCACCCGCTCCGCGTGCAGGCGCAGAGCCGCCGCGGCCAGCGGCCGGTCGCCCGCCCGGTCCAACGCGTCGGCCGCCGACAGGGCCTTGTCCCGGGACAGGTCGGCCGCCGCCCCGTCGGGCAGGGGATGGGCGCGGTTGACGACCAGGCCCGCCAGCGGCATCGCGTCCGTGGCCAGGCGCTCGACGAAGAAGGACGCCTCGCGCATGGCGTCCGTGTCGGGGACGGCCACCACCACGAACGCCGTTCCCGGTGCGCGCAGCAGCCGGTACGTGCGCTCGGCGCGCTCCTGGAACCCGCCGAACACCGTGTCGAACGCGGACACGAAGGACCGCAGGTCGTCGAGGAACTGCGCGCCCACGATCTTGCCGATCGTCGACGTCATGAGGTTGAACCCGGCACCGAGGAGCCGGAAGGCGCCCGTGCTCGCGGGCGCGCTCAGGAACCGGATCAGCCGTCCGTCGAGGAACCGCCCCAGCCTCTTGGGCGCGTCCAGGAAGTCCAGAGCCGACCTGCTGGGCGGTGTGTCCACGACGATCAGGTCCCAGTCGCCGGACTGGCGCAGCTGCCCCAGCTTCTCCATGGCCATGTACTCCTGTGTGCCGGAGAAGCTCGTGGAGAGGGTCTGGTAGAAGGGGTTGGCCAGGATCTGCCGGGCGCGTTCGGGGTCGGCGTGCTCTCTGACGACCTCGTCGAAGGTCCGCTTCATGTCGAGCATCATCGCGTGCATGCTGCCCCGCGCGCCCTCCGGCAGCGGCACCGGACGCGGGGTGTTGTCCAGCGACTCCAGCCCCATCGACTGGGCCAGCCGCCGGGCGGGGTCGACGGTGATCACCACGGCCCGGCGCCCGCGTTCCGCCGCACGCAGGCCGAGGGCCGCGGCGGTGGTCGTCTTGCCGACGCCGCCCGACCCGCAGCACACGACGATCCGCGTCCCGGGATCGTCCAGCAGCGCGTCGGTGTCCAAAGCGCGCCGGAGCGCGCCGTTCGCGCCACGGCCCGCTCCCTGAGTCGCGCTCTCGGTGCCGACCGCCCCACGGCCCGCACCCTCCGATCCATGGCTCACATCACGGCTCGCTCCGCCCTCTGCGCCACGGCCCGCTCCGCCGCTCGCTCCACGGTCCCCCTCGTCCGCTGAGCCGGTCATCGGCTCACCCCCTGCGAGGTCAGGCGCCGCGCCATCCCGTCGAGCGCGGTGCGGCCGACACCGCCCTCCACCAGCGGCAGCTCCACCAGCGGGTGCCCCAGGTCCGACAGCCGCCCGCGCACCCGCCGCTCCAGCGCGACCCGGAGCGCGTGCGCGCGCACCTCGTCGGCCAGGTCCTCGGCGAGCGGGCCGGCGTCCGCCAGCCCCGCCGCCTTGAGCCCGGCGGTGAGGTCCTCGATGTCGGGGCCGCCGTCCACGGACGCCGCCAGGTCCGCCTCGCCCAGCAGCGGGGCGCGCACCATGTTCACCACCACCATGCCGACCTCGATCCCCAGTGCCGCCATCTCCGCGACGCCGTCCCGGCACTCCTGCGCGGGCATCTCCTCCAGCAGGGTCACGAAGTGCACCCGGGTCTGGGCGGAGCGGATGACCTCCATGACCTTGTCCGCGTGGTTGCGGATCGGCCCGACCCTGGCCAGCCCCGCCACCTCGGAGTTGACGTTGAGGAACTGGGCGATCCGGCCGGTCGGCGGGGCGTCCATCACCACGGCGTCGTAGTGGAACGGGCCCGTGGACGGCGCTCCCGTGGGGCGTCCGCGCGCTCCGCGGCGGCGCCGGACGGCCTCGGTCGCCTTGCCGGTGAGCAGGACGTCGCGCAGCCCGGGGGCGATCGTGGTCGCGAAGTCGACCGCGCCCAACCGGTTCAGCGCCTGTCCGGCCCGCCGCATGCCGTAGAACATCTCCAGGTACTCCAGGAGCGCCGCCTCGGCGTCCGCGGCCAGGACGACGACCCGTCCGCCGCCGGGCACGGAGACCATCTCGCGTTCCTCGTAGGGCAGCGGGGCCTCGTCGAGCAGTGTGGCGATGCCCTGGCGTCCCTCGACCTCCACCAGCAGGACCCGGGCACCGTCGGATGCCAGCGCCGTGGCCAGGGCCGCGGCGACCGTGGTCTTGCCGGTTCCGCCCTTCCCGGTGACGATGTGCAGGCGGGCACCGGCGCACGCCTGCCCCGGTCGCGGTGGTGGGTGCTCACGCTCGCTCACCTCACGGAGTCTATGCGGGCAGGCGCGTCCGGGCCGTTCCCGGTCCTCCGGCGGCGTCCGTGTCCGGTCCTCCGGCGGCGTCCGTTCCCGGTTCCCCGGTGGCGTTCCGCCCTCCGTGTGTTCCGCTTCGGTGGTGCCCTCGCCGGCCGTGCGCGGCCGCCCGGGCGCCGCGTCGGGGACGGCACGCACGCGTGGGTGCGCGCGGGTCAGTAAGGTGGCGGCGTTGACGTGCGGTACCGGGTCCGGCCCGGCCGCCGGTTACCGATGGGGGAGTACGTATGAGCAAGTGGGAGTACCAGACGGTGGCGCTGCTGTCGCACGCCACCAAGCAGATCCTCGACAACTGGGGCTCGGACGGGTGGGAGCTGGTCTCCGTCGTCCCGGCGCCGCTGCCCGAGGGCACCGACCCCCGCAACCAGCAGTACGTGGCGTACATGAAGCGGGAGCTGTGATGGCGAGCCCCGAGGAGCGTCTCGCCGAGCTCGGCCTGACTCTGCCCGAGGTCGTTCCGCCGGTGGCGTCCTACACGCCGACCGTGCGCAGCGGGAACCACGTGTACGTCTCCGGTCAGCTGCCGTTCGTCGACGGCAAGCTGCCCGCCACGGGCAAGGTCGGCGCGGAGGTCACGCCCGAGACCGCCCAGGAGCTGGCCGCCCTGTGCGCGCTGAACGCCATCGCGGCCGTCAGGGCCGAGATCGGCGACCTGTCCAACGTGGTCCGGGTGGTGAAGCTGGGCGGGTTCGTGGCCAGCGCCCCCGACTTCACCGGGCACCCGGGCGTCATCAACGGCGCCAGTGACCTGATGGGCCAGGTGTTCGGCGACGCCGGCGTGCACGCCCGTGCCGCCGTGGGTGTGGCCGCCCTGCCGCTCGACTCCCCGGTCGAGGTCGACATGATCGTCGAGGTCGTCTGACCGGGTTCGGCCGATGACCGGGAGCGGGGGCGGCGTGCGGTGCCGGGAGGTGCCGGCCGCCTCCCGTGTCCCGCTCGCATCCCCGTATCCCGGTCGCCGCCCCGCCTCACGGCCGCCCCCGCCCCGTGCCGCGCCAGACCCGAGGAAGGACTTGCCATGCCCGAGCAGACCGGTCCCGTGACGCCGCGGCCCGCCGCCACCGTGATGCTCCTGCGGGAGCCGGCCGCGGAGCCGCGGGACGGGCACGGTCTGGAGGTCCTGCTCATGCGCAGGGTCGGGTCCATGGGATTCGCGCCGGGCGCCTACGTCTTCCCCGGCGGCGGAGTGGACGAACGCGACGCCGACGGCGACCTCCCCTGGACCGGTCCCGGCCCGCGGGAGTGGTCGCAGGTGCTGGGGACGGACGTTCCCATGGCCCGCGCGCTGGTGTGCGCGGCGGTGCGGGAGACCTTCGAGGAGACCGGGGTGCTCCTGGCGAGCGCGCCCGGCGCGAGCACGGACGCACCCGCCCTGGACACCACCACCGCCGACTGGGAACGCGACCGGCTGGGCCTGATCGACCGCACCCACTCCTTCACCGAGGTCCTGTCCCGGCGCGGGCTGGTCCTGCGCTC from Nocardiopsis aegyptia harbors:
- a CDS encoding replication initiator; translation: MPTPTGKSTRAERLAQPLAREVAEQVAADHGVCIRPVSLRRTDITTGATEVIDVPCGSTLESRCPACAKRKRSLRRTQCEEGWHLATEPVVQPDPPSEEQRGWVEQRAMVTAERDRLASTGAASAEDLARLDAVIADLDEEITASGLRGSVTRSADTSSSGSRRVRSTKRRQDVPNLPKRHMTRKTVGRSFTDPVSGQVFRPSLFITLTLDSYGRVRSDGTPVDYSTYDYRRAARDALHFSKLVDRFVQNLRRVAGFDVQYFAAVEPQRRLAPHLHMATRGTIPRAELRQIAAATYHQVWWPNADRVVFEGDHLPEWDEATGVFVDPSTGEVLPTWDEALDELDADPDAEPHHVARFGRQVDAKGVVAGSADADRCVRYLAKYLTKDIAECHAAETVRQEQHVDRLLDALRFEPCSPRCSNWLRYGIQPENAKPGMRPGFCRSKAHRREYLGYAGRRVLVSRKWSGKTLADHKADRLAWVLDALGIDPTDDGQGEEDNPRPAMLSVAADSFAWELARPTDPDVAPREQRLLRAVGEALKRRAQLDATRQTDLSATPETRVA
- a CDS encoding helix-turn-helix transcriptional regulator, producing the protein MSAATARVDVPEQRRADVLWSVKDAAAYLRVPPKTLYEWRYKGDGPPSYRVGRYVRYVPAEVHAWVRSQ
- a CDS encoding tyrosine-type recombinase/integrase, encoding MARAWVYDRTKDKAYVEAVKKAKTTKRTPPARWMVRYYDPSGRIKSGGTFKKKPDAEKKQTEIENSLHEGSYRNPHDAKVTVAEMAEKWLSTRTDIKRSTWWKYRGLLDAHVLPRWGELPISGVYSEDVAVWVAELQKPRDEGGANLGASQTRHAYGVLSMVLEWCVPRRLPANPARGVPLPKPSEAEHVYLDHLQVEALADAAGSLRTKYGQIAAAANINRPLILLLAYTGLRFNEAAALRVGRVDLETRRIRIVTAFAEVEGKLVEQSPKTGKSRTVPIPRSLVAELLPLVQGRPDSALVFTTKRGTEVRLRNWRNREFGKALKAAGLDGMGLTPHKLRHTAASLAIAAGADVKVVQAMLGHATATMTLDRYGHLFPDRLDEVAEAMDAARLRVLAA
- a CDS encoding metallophosphoesterase, yielding MGTDNRRFLRRVGRAAAVTGAVGVAGLAYASVVERNWFRLRRYELPLLPPGSPRLRVLHLSDAHLTPGRRMLIDWIRGLEAYEPDLVVNTGDSLAHPDAVEPFMDALGPLLDRPGAFVYGSNDMFSPQLKNPARYLWRTSKNDYNKRRVPDLPWRELGAAMSSAGWLDLNNRKGSLKAGVLDVALAGVHDSHIKLDRYDAIAGPADPAADIRLGVLHSPEPANLDRFSADGYQLLLAGHTHGGQLCLPFYGTLVTNCGIDRRRAWGLHEYDDAWLHVSGGLGTSPYAPVRFCCRPEASLLDLVPAVG
- a CDS encoding GatB/YqeY domain-containing protein — translated: MSELKARLKSDLTTAMKARDKVRTGTLRMVLAAIATEETAGTAQRALDDDEVTKVLVRETKKRREAAEAFEKGGRTEDAANERAESDIIADYLPKQLTDEELAGLVDAAVAETGASGMKEMGKVMKVLNPKVAGLAEGSRVAAEVKKRLA
- a CDS encoding penicillin-binding protein is translated as MLQRISQLVVVGAIAGLLVAALALPAIGGLGITARNVASGFLDMPGNLETPPPPQRSTIYDSEGGVIAEIFDQNRELVEIEDVSPVMIDAIMAIEDANFYEHGGLDVAGTLRAAVRTLGGNTQGASSITQQYVKNVQIEAATSQEELDEAREETIARKIRELRYAIALEQRMSKDEILEGYLNIAYFSDGAYGVESAAQHFFQVPASELELHQAATIAGLVRYPYLYNPRFFPEQTIERRNVVLDRMVATGAITEAEAAEAKTEDMDLELDTPPNGCVPSDQPFFCDYVVQEIEQDEAFGPSETERARWLRTAGLEIHTTLDPQTQESGQDAVDKWVPRQNESRKVAAEVIIEPGTGQILGMVQSRNYGPDESKLGETSINFATDADRGGSSGFQAGSTFKAITLATALDKGMPYSTSFPSPASVSVSGQRSCNGGTLSTWTPSNAGDSNEGVHNMVSGTKASSNTFFAQLQRRAGICDVMQMAERLGLKRADGTLFTENPNSLANSSFTLGSEEVSPLRVANAYATFASGGIYCEPQAITRIEDRQAGTTIEMEPECERAIDEDVAHGVTYLLSQTFNGGTTTGLGIGRPAFAKTGTTDGSAAAWFAGGTPTMASAVFVGDPRGPQQYPLRNVTIGDRYYGVVYGATIPGPIWQETMRGAHEGLETENLPSSPSKFGSTSAPRQPRPTDDASPASDPGGVPNVIGQPEAAAVAALESAGYTVNVSGTPIRSAEPEGTVAAVNPDPGTRLPEGATVNVFLSSGGGTADGPSDGSDVEWMPVVPATSLGREDDDQ
- a CDS encoding WhiB family transcriptional regulator: MWTHQWTKSALCRRLDPDALFVRGAAQNSAKLICQECPVRTQCLADALDNRVEFGVWGGMTERERRSLLRKYPAVVDWEPLLEEAHRVGDGDVSRYAEEYAAAAS